The DNA region GGGCGTGGAGGTCAACCTCCGCGGTCGCCGTGCGCGGCTGGTCGTGGCGGTCGACCGGCTGCCCGAGCTGCGCGAGCTCTCCTTCCGGACCGGCCACGTGGAGATCGGCGCGGCCCTCACCCTGACCGAGATCGAGCGCAAGCTCAACGGCCGGGTGCCGCTCCTGGCCGAGCTGTTCCCGCAGTTCGCCTCGCGGCTGATCCGCAACAGCGCGACGCTCGGCGGCAACATCGGCACCGCCTCTCCCATCGGCGACGCCCCGCCGGCCCTGCTCGCGCTCGACGCCGAGGTCGTGCTGGCCTCACCGCGCGGCGAGCGGGTCGTCCCGCTGGCCGACTACTTCACCGGCTACCGCGAGACGGTCCGCGCCGAGGACGAGCTGATCCGCAGCGTACGGCTGCCGTTGCCGTTGGCACCGGTCGTCGGCTTCCACAAGATCGCCAAGCGACGCTTCGACGACATCTCCAGCGTGGCCGTGGGCTACGCGCTCGAGATCGCCGACGGCACCGTGGTCCGCGCCCGGATCGGCCTGGGCGGCGTCGCCGCGACACCCTTGCGTGCCGTCGCCACCGAGGACGCCCTGGTCGGACAGCCCTGGACCGAGGAATCCGTACGCCGCGCCGCGGCCGTCCTCGCCGGCGAGGGCACACCGATGGACGACCACCGCGCCAGCGCGTCCTACCGCTCGGCGATGCTCGGCCAGTCCCTGCTGCGCCTGTTCCACACCCATCCGGAGACCCACACAGACCGCGAGGAGGTGCCCGCATGAGCGCCCTGTCAGAACGCCCCGACAACCCCGTCGTCGGGATCCCGCTCCCGCACGAGAGCGCCGCGCTGCACGTCACCGGCGAGGCGCTCTACACCGACGACCTGGTCGGGCGGATCGCCGGCACGCTGCACGCCTGGCCGGTCCAGGCGCCGCACACCCATGCCCTGGTCACCGCGTTGCGGACCGCGCCCGCCTATGCGGTGCCCGGTGTCGTGCGCGTGCTGACCGCCGAGGACGTACCCGGCATCAACGACGCCGGCGTGAAGCACGACGAGCCGCTCTTCCCGAGCGAGGTGATGTTCCACGGCCACGCGGTGTGCTGGGTGCTCGGCGAGACCCAGGAGGCGGCCCGGCTGGGCGCTGCCGCGGTCGAGGTCGACTACGAGCCGTTGCCCTCGCTCGTCACCGTGCCGGAGGCGATCGCGGCGGAGAGCTTCCAGGGCACCCCGCGCCACCTCGAGCGGGGCGACGTCGCCGGCGCCTTCGAGAGCGCCGCCCACGTCTTCGAGGGTGAGTTCGAGTTCGCAGGTCAGGAGCACTTCTACCTCGAGACCCACGTCTCGCTGGCGCTGGTCGACGAGGGCGGCCAGGTGCTGGTGCACAGCAGCACCCAGCACCCCTCCGAGACCCAGGAGATCGTCGGCCACGTGCTCGGGGTGCCGAGCCACGAGGTCACCGTCCAGTGCCTGCGGATGGGCGGCGCGTTCGGCGGCAAGGAGATGCAGCCGCACGGCTACGCGGCTATCGCCGCGCTCGGCGCCACGCTGACCGGCCGGCCGGTACGGCTGCGCCTCAACCGCACCCAGGACATCACCATGTCCGGCAAGCGCCACGGCTTCCACAGCACCTGGCGCGCCGGGTTCGACGACGACGGTCACATCGTCGCTCTCGAGGCCACCCTCACCGCCGACGGCGGCTGGAGCCTCGACCTCTCCGAGCCGGTGCTGGCCCGCGCGCTGTGCCACATCGACAACGCCTACTGGGTGCCCAACATCCGGGTCGACGGCCGGGTCGCGCGCACCAACAAGACCTCGCAGACCGCCTTCCGCGGCTTCGGCGGCCCGCAGGGCATGCTCGTCATGGAGGACCTGCTCGGCCGGTGCGCGCCTCTGCTCGGCATCGACGCGCTCGAGCTGCGCCGCCGCAACTTCTACCAGCAGGACCAGACGACGCCGTACGGCCAGCAGGTGCGCCAGGCCGACCGGCTGGCGGCCTGCTGGGACCAGGTTGCTGCGTCCGGAGAGGTGGCTCGCCGCCGCGCGGAGATCGCCGACTTCAACCGCCGTCACCCGCACACCAAGCGGGGCCTGGCGATGACGCCGGTGAAGTTCGGCATCTCGTTCAACCTCACCGCCTTCAACCAGGCCGGCGCCCTCGTCCACGTCTACAAGGACGGTTCGGTGCTGATCAACCACGGCGGCACCGAGATGGGTCAAGGCCTGCACACCAAGATGCTCCAGGTCGCCGCCACCGCGCTCGGCCTGCCGTTGTCCAGGGTCCGGTTGGCACCGACGCGCACCGACAAGGTGCCCAACACCTCGGCGACGGCGGCCAGCTCGGGCGCCGACCTCAACGGGGCCGCGATCAAGAACGCCTGCGAGCAGATCCGCGGGCGGCTCGCCCAGGTCGCCGGTGGCCATCTCGGGATCAGCCCCAGCGACGTACGTTTCGACGACGGCGTCGTCCGCGGTCTGTCGCTTGCTTCGGGGTCGATCGGCTGGGACGAGCTGGTCAACACCGCCTACCACCAGCGGGTGCAGCTGTGGGCGGCCGGCTTCTACCGCACCGAGGGCCTGCACTGGGACCCCAACGCGATGCAGGGCGAGCCGTTCAAGTACTTCGCCAACGGTGTCGCCGCGTCCGAGGTCGAGGTCGACGGCTTCACCGGCGCCTACACGCTGCGGCGCGTCGACATCGTCCACGATGTCGGCGACAGCCTGAGCCCGCTGATCGACATCGGCC from Nocardioides luteus includes:
- the xdhB gene encoding xanthine dehydrogenase molybdopterin binding subunit encodes the protein MSALSERPDNPVVGIPLPHESAALHVTGEALYTDDLVGRIAGTLHAWPVQAPHTHALVTALRTAPAYAVPGVVRVLTAEDVPGINDAGVKHDEPLFPSEVMFHGHAVCWVLGETQEAARLGAAAVEVDYEPLPSLVTVPEAIAAESFQGTPRHLERGDVAGAFESAAHVFEGEFEFAGQEHFYLETHVSLALVDEGGQVLVHSSTQHPSETQEIVGHVLGVPSHEVTVQCLRMGGAFGGKEMQPHGYAAIAALGATLTGRPVRLRLNRTQDITMSGKRHGFHSTWRAGFDDDGHIVALEATLTADGGWSLDLSEPVLARALCHIDNAYWVPNIRVDGRVARTNKTSQTAFRGFGGPQGMLVMEDLLGRCAPLLGIDALELRRRNFYQQDQTTPYGQQVRQADRLAACWDQVAASGEVARRRAEIADFNRRHPHTKRGLAMTPVKFGISFNLTAFNQAGALVHVYKDGSVLINHGGTEMGQGLHTKMLQVAATALGLPLSRVRLAPTRTDKVPNTSATAASSGADLNGAAIKNACEQIRGRLAQVAGGHLGISPSDVRFDDGVVRGLSLASGSIGWDELVNTAYHQRVQLWAAGFYRTEGLHWDPNAMQGEPFKYFANGVAASEVEVDGFTGAYTLRRVDIVHDVGDSLSPLIDIGQIEGGFVQGAGWLTLEDLRWDTSDGPNRGRLATQAASTYKLPSFSEMPGDFRVKLLEKAHEEGAVYGSKAVGEPPLMLAFSVREALREAAAAFGPAGTSVELASPATPEAVYWALDKARTPQAPETSDAGAEPAMAGER
- a CDS encoding xanthine dehydrogenase small subunit → MSTPSAPSVTVNGDQVPLTGVATHTTALDWLRNRGLTGAKEGCAEGECGACSVLVARPGTTSPTEWTSVNACLVPVAALDGQEVVTSEGLGSSDDLHPVQQELAVRGGSQCGYCTPGFVCSLAAEYYRPNREPAPETDGAAAACDHEHGPNGVDLHALSGNLCRCTGYRPIRDAAYALGAPDADDAFAARQQQPPPEPRPTRIAVDGAEFVRPKTLTEALDVITEWPEAQVVAGSTDWGVEVNLRGRRARLVVAVDRLPELRELSFRTGHVEIGAALTLTEIERKLNGRVPLLAELFPQFASRLIRNSATLGGNIGTASPIGDAPPALLALDAEVVLASPRGERVVPLADYFTGYRETVRAEDELIRSVRLPLPLAPVVGFHKIAKRRFDDISSVAVGYALEIADGTVVRARIGLGGVAATPLRAVATEDALVGQPWTEESVRRAAAVLAGEGTPMDDHRASASYRSAMLGQSLLRLFHTHPETHTDREEVPA